A region from the Desulfitobacterium dehalogenans ATCC 51507 genome encodes:
- a CDS encoding regulatory protein RecX, with translation MKDALNAALTYLSRRILTRRELIQKLEKKGFPSQDIEAAIERLLEWGYLSDQEYARTYCLSKQMNYSRKRITYELKGRGIEEGVIEQALQETYLLGQEAELCRRHAQKLWTEESRRWETSYQHKKSYEKIPRGFMLRQRVGQKLIQKGYPQEMVFQIIEEIREE, from the coding sequence ATGAAGGATGCCTTGAATGCCGCCTTAACCTATTTATCGAGAAGGATTCTCACCCGTCGCGAACTCATCCAAAAGCTGGAGAAGAAGGGATTTCCAAGTCAGGACATCGAAGCTGCTATAGAGCGGCTTTTAGAATGGGGCTATCTGAGCGATCAGGAGTATGCCCGTACTTATTGCCTGAGCAAGCAGATGAATTACTCCAGAAAGAGAATTACCTATGAGCTAAAGGGCCGGGGGATTGAAGAAGGTGTAATTGAGCAAGCCTTGCAGGAAACCTATCTGCTGGGGCAGGAAGCAGAACTTTGTCGAAGACATGCCCAAAAACTTTGGACTGAGGAATCCCGGCGTTGGGAAACTTCTTATCAACATAAGAAAAGCTATGAAAAGATTCCCCGAGGATTTATGTTAAGGCAAAGAGTCGGGCAAAAGCTCATTCAAAAAGGATACCCTCAGGAAATGGTTTTTCAGATCATTGAAGAGATTAGGGAGGAATAA
- the recA gene encoding recombinase RecA: MAGNDKLKALDMALSQIEKQFGKGSIMRLGEASAKMAVEVIPTGCLAIDIALGVGGVPRGRIIEIYGPESSGKTTVALHIAAEAQKLGGVAAFIDAEHALDPVYAKALGVNIDNLLVSQPDTGEQALEICEALVRSGAIDVVIIDSVAALVPRAEIEGEMGDSHVGLHARLMSQALRKLTGAISKSNTCVIFINQIREKVGIMFGNPETTTGGRALKFYASVRLEVRRQDTLKQGQDMIGNRTKVKVVKNKVAPPFKQAEFDIMYGEGISRQGSIVDVGAELDIINKSGAWYSYKGERLGQGRENVKEFLKQHPDIAAEIEQSIRASITNINAPAADDALEEPEDI; the protein is encoded by the coding sequence ATGGCCGGTAACGATAAATTAAAAGCCCTGGATATGGCTTTAAGCCAAATCGAAAAACAATTTGGAAAAGGGTCGATTATGAGATTGGGGGAGGCTTCCGCTAAAATGGCGGTAGAAGTCATTCCAACGGGTTGCTTGGCCATTGATATAGCCCTTGGGGTGGGTGGAGTGCCCCGGGGACGTATTATTGAAATCTACGGGCCTGAGTCTTCCGGTAAGACCACCGTTGCTTTGCATATTGCGGCAGAAGCTCAGAAGCTTGGCGGTGTTGCTGCTTTTATCGATGCGGAGCATGCTCTTGACCCGGTCTATGCCAAGGCTTTAGGGGTCAACATCGATAATCTCCTGGTATCCCAGCCGGATACAGGGGAGCAGGCCCTGGAGATCTGCGAAGCCTTAGTGCGCAGTGGAGCTATCGACGTCGTCATCATTGACTCTGTGGCGGCTCTTGTTCCCCGTGCAGAGATTGAAGGGGAAATGGGAGATTCTCATGTGGGTTTACACGCCCGCTTAATGTCCCAAGCGCTGAGAAAATTAACCGGCGCCATCAGTAAGAGTAATACCTGTGTTATCTTCATTAACCAGATTCGGGAAAAAGTGGGAATTATGTTTGGCAATCCGGAGACCACAACCGGGGGACGGGCCTTAAAATTCTATGCTTCCGTCCGTTTGGAAGTACGCCGTCAGGACACACTGAAGCAAGGTCAGGATATGATTGGCAATCGTACCAAAGTCAAGGTTGTTAAGAATAAGGTGGCTCCACCTTTCAAACAAGCGGAATTTGACATTATGTACGGTGAAGGTATTTCTCGTCAAGGCAGTATTGTGGATGTAGGTGCAGAACTGGATATTATTAATAAGTCCGGGGCCTGGTACTCCTATAAAGGTGAGCGGTTGGGCCAAGGAAGAGAGAATGTCAAAGAGTTCTTAAAGCAGCATCCTGATATTGCCGCTGAAATCGAGCAAAGCATCCGGGCAAGCATTACCAACATAAACGCTCCGGCGGCAGATGATGCCCTGGAGGAGCCTGAAGATATCTAA